From one Eucalyptus grandis isolate ANBG69807.140 chromosome 9, ASM1654582v1, whole genome shotgun sequence genomic stretch:
- the LOC120288071 gene encoding U-box domain-containing protein 29-like, which produces MVRERHRRDDLYIAVPSFFRCPISLDVMTSPVSLCTGVTYDRASIQRWLDGGNNTCPATMQVLHSREFVPNLTLQRLIRIWSDSARGPPPPPPPPPPPPPPPPSSRRPLPRTRTRPSPATAPSRRRGPSPPAPAAEGPRRRRCRGSCGSQGSRRRTAIFSRGSRASRARC; this is translated from the coding sequence ATGGTGCGAGAACGGCACCGGCGGGACGACCTCTACATCGCCGTCCCCAGCTTCTTCCGGTGCCCCATCTCCCTCGACGTCATGACGTCCCCCGTCAGCCTCTGCACCGGCGTCACCTACGACCGCGCCAGCATCCAGCGCTGGCTCGACGGCGGCAACAACACCTGCCCCGCCACCATGCAGGTCCTCCACTCCCGCGAGTTCGTCCCCAACCTCACCCTCCAGCGCCTCATCCGGATCTGGTCCGACTCCGCCCGCGGccccccgcccccgccgcctccaccgccgccgccgccgccgccgccgccgagcaGCCGCCGACCCCTCCCCCGCACCCGGACTCGCCCCTCTCCCGCGACCGCGCCCtcgcggcggcgagggccgtcgCCACCGGCGCCGGCGGCGGAGGGTCCGCGGCGTCGTCGCTGCCGGGGATCCTGCGGTTCGCAGGGGAGTCGGAGGAGAACTGCGATCTTCTCGCGGGGATCGAGGGCTTCCCGGGCGCGCTGCTGA
- the LOC120288070 gene encoding U-box domain-containing protein 28-like, with product MLDFDGDESERRVRSLEVVVRVLGMVLGRLEERGSFASAVVKSDRRRVDSILMVIERGRSESKVAAVRVLESAAVDAETKLAMAECEQLLLRLLNLVAPATDPALLEASLSCLVQISVSKRAKTRLVALRSIRRLGQLLASPGATVPVTEKALKLLEVASSVKEGRAALCGDAACLGAVLQKVFKVSGAATEHAVATLWSVCCLFGDQRAREVVAECNGVAKMLLLMQSNCPVPVRQMAGDLLRTCKVSSSRPPCLSSYDTKTTHIMPF from the coding sequence ATGCTCGACTTCGACGGAGACGAGTCGGAGAGGAGAGTGCGGTCGCTCGAGGTGGTGGTCAGGGTTTTGGGAATGGTGTTGGGCAGGCTCGAGGAGCGCGGGAGCTTCGCGAGCGCGGTGGTCAAGAGCGATCGCCGCCGCGTGGATTCGATTCTCATGGTGATCGAGCGGGGGAGGTCGGAGTCGAAGGTCGCGGCGGTCAGGGTCCTCGAATCGGCCGCCGTCGACGCCGAGACGAAGCTCGCGATGGCGGAGTGCGAGCAGCTCCTCCTCCGGCTGCTGAACCTGGTCGCTCCGGCGACCGATCCCGCGCTGCTCGAGGCGAGCCTCTCGTGCCTCGTCCAAATATCGGTGTCGAAGCGCGCGAAGACCAGGCTGGTGGCGCTGCGATCGATCAGGCGGCTCGGGCAGCTGCTCGCCTCGCCGGGCGCGACCGTCCCGGTGACGGAGAAGGCGCTGAAGCTGCTGGAGGTGGCGTCCTCCGTGAAGGAAGGGCGGGCGGCGCTGTGCGGGGACGCGGCGTGCCTGGGGGCCGTGCTGCAGAAGGTGTTCAAGGTGTCGGGGGCGGCGACGGAGCACGCGGTGGCGACGCTGTGGAGCGTGTGCTGCCTGTTCGGGGACCAGAGGGCGCGGGAGGTGGTGGCGGAGTGCAACGGGGTGGCCAAGATGCTGCTGCTGATGCAGAGCAACTGCCCGGTGCCGGTGCGGCAGATGGCCGGCGACCTGCTCCGGACCTGCAAGGTGAGCTCCTCCAGGCCGCCGTGCTTGTCTAGCTACGATACCAAGACGACCCACATCATGCCCTTCTGA
- the LOC120288108 gene encoding LOW QUALITY PROTEIN: WD repeat-containing protein 44-like (The sequence of the model RefSeq protein was modified relative to this genomic sequence to represent the inferred CDS: inserted 2 bases in 2 codons) produces MLSPNEGDSDQFFDSAEQFSLPEVSDVAKDEVESSPREYDIWLKEPQGVKERRSTFLRGMGFAEFSFPVVCSDESEIDVDRLSVCSGAVSSSFLSRTDSPEEDFVCSRNGLENDGDYMVDEFDQQEENKSADAGTDGFSNSPVKSKQTSLKSRRRVNRWWKFFGSKRDNKHNMSTPEAFKPDPEVPRLRKLNTRHNKKRLMELSALYVGQEIQAHDGIIWTMKFSPDGEFLATGGSDGVVRIWQVASVDASHSYVDTCEDHNCSLVKNGISRPKGKKSNHASVLMPDQIFWISESPLHEFHGHTSDVLELAWSSSNKLLSSSKDNTVRLWKVGCDRCLNVFRHSNYVTCIQFXPLDENHFLSGSIDGKARIWGISKRRVVDWVDARDVITAICYQPDGKGIVVGSITGTCRFFEMSGNRLQQDAVIHIQGKKRTFGNRITSIQFSQENSRRVMISSEDCRLRILEGTEIISKYRGHPKSVNQMSASFTSSGNHMVSTGEDRVYLWNYDDFNLSPSKSTKSLRSCEYFSSKGVSVATPWSGTHRGPKDLGNHQRGCSFCTPDHKEPECFSLGNCFSLDRSCTGSATWPEEXLPQCEVPPTEAYCEFGKHQVDHFSQAWGLVIVTGATMVNFRAFHNYGLPVRL; encoded by the exons ATGCTGAGTCCTAATGAGGGAGATAGTGATCAGTTCTTTGATTCTGCTGAGCAGTTTTCGTTACCTGAGGTGTCAGATGTGGCTAAAGATGAAGTAGAATCGAGTCCAAGGGAGTACGACATTTGGTTGAAAGAACCACAAGGTGTCAAAGAAAGGCGCAGTACCTTCTTGCGCGGAATGGGTTTTGCTGAATTCAGTTTTCCAGTCGTCTGTTCTGATGAAAGTGAGATAGATGTAGATAGGTTAAGTGTGTGCAGTGGAGCTGTTTCGAGCTCATTTTTGTCCAGAACCGATTCTCCAGAGGAAGATTTTGTATGCTCTAGGAATGGactggaaaatgatggagattatATGGTTGATGAATTTGATCAACAAGAGGAGAACAAGTCAGCTGATGCAGGGACTGATGGGTTTTCGAATTCACCTGTGAAATCTAAACAGACGTCTCTTAAAAGTAGAAGGAGAGTGAATCGATGGTGGAAATTTTTTGGGAGCAAGAGAGACAACAAGCATAACATGTCTACTCCTGAAGCTTTCAAACCAGATCCTGAAGTACCCAGATTGAGAAAGCTGAACACCCGACACAACAAAAAGAGGTTAATGGAGTTATCTGCACTCTACGTCGGACAAGAAATTCAAGCTCACGATGGCATAATCTGGACGATGAAGTTCAGTCCAGATGGTGAATTCTTGGCAACTGGTGGTTCAGATGGTGTGGTCCGGATATGGCAGGTTGCATCAGTAGATGCCTCTCATAGTTATGTGGATACTTGTGAAGATCATAATTGCAGCCTGGTGAAAAATGGCATATCGCGTCCTAAAGGAAAGAAGTCGAACCACGCCTCAGTTCTAATGCCTGATCAGATCTTCTGGATCAGCGAGTCACCACTGCATGAGTTTCACGGCCACACAAGTGATGTTCTGGAGTTGGCTTGGTCTTCTTCTAAT AAGCTGCTTTCGTCTTCCAAAGACAATACTGTCCGTCTGTGGAAAGTGGGTTGTGACCGATGCCTGAATGTCTTCCGCCATAGTAATTACG TGACGTGCATTCAAT GACCTCTTGATGAGAACCACTTCTTAAGTGGTTCTATAGATGGTAAAGCTCGGATTTGGGGAATATCCAAAAGGCGAGTTGTGGATTGGGTCGACGCGCGAGATGTGATAACCGCCATTTGCTACCAGCCTGATGGAAAA GGAATTGTTGTTGGTAGTATCACAGGCACTTGCCGTTTCTTTGAGATGTCAG GCAATCGTCTCCAGCAAGATGCAGTTATCCATattcaagggaaaaaaaggaccTTTGGCAACAGGATCACTAGCATTCAG TTTTCTCAGGAAAATTCTCGAAGAGTAATGATCTCGTCAGAAGATTGCAGACTCCGTATTTTAGAAGGAACTGAGATCATTTCCAAATACAGAG GGCATCCAAAGTCAGTAAATCAGATGTCTGCTTCTTTTACTTCAAGTGGCAATCACATGGTATCTACTGGAGAGGATCGTGTCTACTTGTGGAACTATGACGACTTCAATCTGTCTCCTTCCAAGAGCACGAAGTCCTTGCGCTCTTGCGAGTATTTTTCATCCAAAGGTGTGTCTGTTGCAACACCATGGTCAGGCACACATAGAGGACCGAAGGACCTAGGAAATCACCAACGCGGATGCTCCTTTTGCACGCCGGATCATAAAGAACCCGAATGTTTTTCACTCGGTAATTGCTTCTCCCTCGACAGGTCATGCACGGGCTCTGCCACATGGCCTGAAG GGCTTCCTCAATGTGAAGTTCCACCCACAGAAGCATATTGCGAATTCGGGAAGCATCAAGTGGACCATTTCTCCCAAGCATGGGGCCTTGTGATAGTGACGGGAGCTACGATGGTAAACTTTAGAGCTTTCCATAACTATGGACTACCAGTCAGGCTCTAG